Below is a window of Coregonus clupeaformis isolate EN_2021a unplaced genomic scaffold, ASM2061545v1 scaf0777, whole genome shotgun sequence DNA.
ACTTacctttccacacttaccattaGACATTTTGGAACCAAACTGTTCATATTAGTGTTAACTGTTCATATTAGTGTTAACTGTTCATATTAGTATGAACTGTTCATATTAGTGTGAACTGTTCATATTAGTGTTAACTGTTCATATTAGTGTGaacccaaactgttcggacgctacagatgttttcgtgagatgatcggcggatgtggtggattgagacacagcccatgcaaaaaaaaattatatctcTAATTTAgacagatttttaaaaatgagaTTTCAGCAGACATCAACTCTAGGgggttaacctgtctcctcctcttcatcgacACTGATTTAAAGTgattttaacaagtgacatcaataaggataatatctttcacctggacagtctgtcatggaaagagcaggtgttcataatgttttgtacactctgtgtatataATCTTTTGTCCATGTAAGTTCACATGTGGAACTGAATGAAATGTGTTTTTACTTTTGTTTCCAATCATTTAGAAATGtgatcccaatgtcacacattgTCCTCTTTATTAATAGAGAGACTCATATACAGTATAGCATTAGTTTAAAACTAAAATGGATGAACCAATCCTGGATCACTCCTTTAAAAGtagaactgacagcattttagcaacatgaaatcttattcatatctgttcatatacacccccaggaagaatatgacacttttagaaacattttctgacaagcgagctcTTAGGTCATTTTCATGTATTCATAAATtgttagaatgtttgggaattatgtATACTAAGGCGTTTGTGAAAAttatatagcaatatagagtgggaaagcggctgTACGTTtagacaattaatagacactgcagtaaataaaacctaataacatctgtctcgtccaggaccagagtctacacagaccggtgcgccatagccaatcagatctACAGTtggcctttatacaaacaagccatttgccacacgggcctgccatcattcactttgaactggactgtgtgtttacaggcagttgcaacagcacaactttagatcattagaacgcatttgaTAAAAGCCAcaaaaaatacacctgaatggatttctgcaaatatgtaaatgccacgggagtcctcttacatttgggaactttacagtcctattgatcaaccAACCATGAAAAaagtaggctctctctccctcagttacgCTGGTAGGACTGTTTcgcagcacagactggaatatgttccgggattcatccaatggcgttgaggagtacaccacctcagtcaccggctacatcaataagtgcattgacgaagtcgtccccacagtgaccgtacgtacaaaccccaaccagaagccatggattacaggcaacatctgcaccgatctaaaggctagagctgccgctttcaaggagcgggacactaaaccggacgcttataagaaatcccccaacgccctcagacgaaccatcaaacaggcaaagagtcaatacagaattaagattgaatcctaatccaccggctctgatgctcgtcggatgtggcagggcttgaaaactattacaaactacaaagggaagcccagccgcgagctgcccagtgatgcgagcctaccagacgagctaaattacttctatgctcgcttcaaggcaagcaacactgaagcatgcatgagagcaccagctgttccggacgactgtgtgatcacgctctcagtAGCCGATGTAAGCAAGACCTTTAAacgggtcaacattcacaaagccgcggggccagacggattaccaggacgtgtactcaaagcatgcgcagacaaactggcaggtgtcttcactgacattttcaacctctccctgacagagtctgtaatacctacatgtttcaagcagactaccatagtccctgtgccaaaggaagcgaaggtaacctgcctaaatgattaccgccccgtagcactcacgtcggtagccatgaagtgctttcaaaggctggtcatggctcacatcaacaccatcatcccagaaatcctagacccactccaattgcTGACGACAACAGTGGAATGCCTGATCAcggacaatgatgagacagcctatatggaggaggtcagagacctggcagtgtggtgccaggaccataacttctccctcaatgtgagtaaGACAAAGGATCTGATCGTGTagtacaggaaaaggcgggccgaacaggccccgattaacatcgacggggctgtagtggagcgggtcgagagtttcaagttccttggtgtccacatcaccaacgaactatcatggttcaaacacaccaagacagccgtgaagagggcacgataacaccttttccccctcaggagactgaaaaagatttggcatgggtccccagatcctcaaaaagttttaccgctgcaccatcgagagcatcctggccggttgcatcaccgcctggtatggcaactgctctgcatctgACCATAAGGAGCTAcacagggtagtgcgtacggcccagtacatcactggggccaagcttcctgccatccaggacctacatactaggcggtgtcagaggaaggcccaaaaaaattGTCAAGGACTCTGTTCACccaagttatagactgttctctctgctaacgcatggcaggcggtaccggagcgacaagtctaggaccaaaaggctccttaacagtttctacccccaagccataagactgctgaacaattaatcaaatggccacctggactacaatgttagttagtctatagttatgtatttgaaaatgtatcaattgaccaattcggcacatttgggcagacttgatacaaaatagtccagtatagcaatgcttcactggatcaatctgaagctttgcacacacactgctgccatctagtggccacgaTCTAAAttcgcctaaactgcaatattatattgtggcctttctcttgcatttcaaagatgatggaacaaaaacatAATAGATGTAACATAacatttgtattatcttttaccagatctaatgtgttatattctcctacatttatttacaatttccacaaacttcaaagtgtttcctttcaaatggtatcaggaatatgcatatccttgcttcaggtcctgagctacaggcagttcgatttgggtatgtcattttaggtgaaaaattgaaaaaaagggtcagatccttaagaggttaaccatctgtttgactttgttgttcacacaggagagagacgtgactatcgtggatcctctggggagcctcaacaacatcatgaagctgaCGTGGCAGAGAAGAGTCTGTCCACATCAGAACATCTCAAACACCAGCAGAGACCCACAGGGAAGAAAGCTCaccgctgctctgactgtggaaagagtctCTCCACATCAGAACATCTCAAAGACCAGCGGAGACCCACAGGGAAGAAAGctcaccactgctctgactgtggaaagagatCAGTTATCTCAGGATATTTCAAATCACACcggaaaacacacacaggagagaaatcttatagctgtactcaatgtgggaagagttttgttcaCTCAAAAGCACTGATATTACACCTGAGAATACACACTGTCGCGAAATCTCACagctgctctgattgtgggaggAGATGCAACTCTTTAGCAACCCTTAAAATACATcagagaatccatacaggagagaaaccttatagctgctctgactgtgggaagagttttgttatGTCAGGacatttaaaatcacaccagagaacacacacaggagagaaaccttatagctgtactcaatgtgggaagagttttagtcatTCAGGCTCCCTGATGGTACATAagagaatccatacaggagagaaaccttatagctgtactcaatgtgggaagagttttagtcatTCAAGCAGCGTGATAGTACATAGCAGAAcgcatacaggagagaagccttaccactgctctgtcTGTAGGAAAAGTTTCTCACGGTCAGATTCTCTaaaaacacaccagagaattcacactgTAGAGAACGTATATAGCTGGTATCAATGTGGGAAGGGTTTTGTTACATCTAGCTGTTCTACTATAcgtcagagaacacacacaggagagaaaccttaccactgccCTGACTGTGGAAATAGTTTTGCTTCATCAGGaagtttaaaatcacaccagagaacacacacaggagagaaacctcatagctgtgatcaatgtgacaaGAGATACTCTGATAAAAGATCTCTGGTTAAACATCAGACAATtcatacatgaaggagttgttccatgatatcaatgaaataatgtcacaatgtagaatgttttaacattgtagaGTATTTAAATTAATAATGTCATAATGTTGACCCTTAAATGTTTgccccctgttctattgatttcagaGTGATATGGTTATTAACCTCATCAGGGGGAAAATCCAGGCTCTGAATTGAAAGAGTACTATTTATGTGATTAACAAAAagtaattaacaaaaaaaaagtgttgtgtTACACTTACCGCCCCGCCCCGCTTCGCACCCCAGCCCCGACCGACCCAGCCCTTAGAGCCAATCACCGACCCAGCCCTTAGAGCCAATCACCGACCCAGCCCTTAGAGCCAATCACCGACCCAGCCCTTAGAGCCAATCACCGACCCAGCCCTTAGAGCCAATCACCGACCCAGCCCTTAGAGCCAATCACCGACCCAGCCCTTAGAGCCAATCACCGACCCAGCCCTTAGAGCCAATCACCGACCCAGCCCTTAGAGCCAATCACCGACCCAGCCCTTAGAGCCAATCACCGACCCAGCCCTTAGAGACAATCCTTAGAGCCAATCACCGACCCAGCCCTTAGAGCCAATCCTTAGAGCCAATCACCGACCCAGCCCTTAGAGCCAATCACCGACCCAGCCCTTAGAGCCAATCACCGACCCAGCCCTTAGAGCCAATCACCGACCCAGCCCTTAGAGCCAATCACCGACCCAGCCCTTAGAGCCAATCCTTATCCCGAAGTTACGGATCTGACTTGCCGACTTCCCTTAACCTACGTTGTTCTAACATGCCAGAGGCTGTTCACCTTGGAGACCTGCTGCGGATACGCGCCCCtcttgaatcaaaatgcaacacttctaaatgtatctagctgttttctacaaattgtcctctgaccagtgatgtacacattattcccagattccgtgcaacctcatctccccctctcccggaattgaccaacaatgcagttcaagaaatagagttaaggaaatatttactaaataaactaaagtaaaacatttaattaaaggcaacaataacaaggctatatacagggggtaccggtaccgagtcaatgggctggggggctatatacaggggtaccggtaccgagtcaatgggctggggtacaggttagtccaggtaataatgaggctatatacagggggtaccggtaccgaggtaatgtgctggggtacaggttagtccaggtaataacgaggctatatacagggggtaccggtaccgaggtaatgggctggggtacaggttagtccaggtaataacgaggctatatacagggggtaccggtaccgagtcaatgggctgggggtacaggttagtccaggtaataacgaggctatatacagggggtaccggtaccgagtcaatgggctggggtacaggttagtccaggtaataacgaggctatatacaggggtaccggtaccgagtcaatgtaccGGGTACAGATTAGTCaaggtcatttgtacatgtaggtaggggtaaagtgactatgcatagatgataaacagcgagtagcagcagtgtaaaaacaaatgggggggtagggggtgtcaatgtaaacagtccgggtggccattgtattaattgttcagcagtcttatggcttaggggtagaagctgttaaggagccttttggacctagacttggcgctccggtaccgcttgccgtgcggtagcagagagaacagtctatgactagggtggctggagtctttgacaattttttgggccttcctctgacaccgcctggtatagaggtcctggatggcagggagcttggccccagtgatgtactgggccgtacgcactaccctctgtggtgccttgcggtcggaggccaagcagatgccattccaggcggtgatgcaaccagtcaggatgctctcgatggtgcagctgtataacgtagcatggggtgaacagggagtacaggaggggactaagcatgccaTTGGTTGAATCcagaaacatattccagtcttttttagcaaaacagtcctgtagtgtaGTGGCCaataggagcgccgcttctggatgagcatttttttttgtttgcttatggccttctacagctcgttgagtgcggtcttagtgccagcatcagtttgtggtggtaaatggacggctacgaaaaatatagatgtaaactctcttggtagatagtgtggtctacagctttatcatgaggtattctacctcaggcgagtaaaaacctcgagacttccttaatattagacatcgcgacACCAGCTGTTACACCCCTCGTCTTACGTAGCTGTTCTGttctgccgatgcacggaaaacccagccacgaATCGGTGAAACATcagatattaccgttttttaaTGTCCCATTTGTTAGGATTGTCTCGGAAACGGAGAtcgtccagtttattctccagtttgcaagttggccaatagaacggatggtagaggctgtaatcgctgccaaatgtgcttcaacaaagtactgagtaaacggtctgaatactatatacatgtgatatttccgttttttatttttaataaatttacaatttctaaaaacctgtttttgctttatcattatgggatattgtgtgtagattgaggaaaataactatttaatcaattttagaataaggctgtaatgtaacaaaatttggaaaaagtcaaggggtctgaatactttccgaatgcactgtacctgatGTTACCAGTGAATGCAGTTTttgtgaactagaaactgaatctATTGAACACCTATTTTGTAATTgtaaatattataataatatgccatttagcagacgcttttatccaaagcgacttacagtcatgtgtgcatacatttttgtgtatgggtggtcccggggatcgaacccactaccctggcgttacaagcgccgtgctctaccagctgagctacctcACATAGTAAGGTGTTCTGGACTGATGTAAAACTATATATTGGCAACAAAATGCATACAACCATTGAAATATCTaagttgtattattattttactacACTGATTGAATGTCAGTTTGTCAAATCTATTTTATTAAGATAAAAAATGTCTACACAATTCAAAATGTATGAAGAAAAAGGCCCTGAGGGTTTTCTGATTTGGGAAACTATTTATCATTCAAacgtgatttgcattttaatgagggaaataattattgatcccctctcagtcagaaagatttcttgctcccaggtgtcttttatacaggtaacgagctgagattaggagcacactcttaaaggggtgctcctaatctcagtttgttacctgtataaaagacacctgtccacagaagcaatcaatcaatccgattccaaactctccaccatggccaagaccaaagagctctccaaggatgtcaggggcaagattgtagacctacacaaggctggaatgggctacaagaccatcgccaagcagcttggtgagaaggtgacaacagttggtgcgattattcgcaaatggaagaaacacaaaataactgtcaatctccctcggcctggggctccatgcaagatctcacctcgtggagttgcaatgatcatgagaacggtgaggaatcagcccagaactacacgggaggatcttgtcaatgatctcaaggcagctgggaccatagtcaacaagaaaacaattggtaacacactaagccgtgaaggactgctaaggggacaggacaacttcaccgtatcaaagggacgatggacggggccatgtaccgtcaaatcttgggtgagaacctccttccctcagccagggcattgaacatgggtcgtggatgggtattccagcatgacaatgacccaaaatacacggccaaggcaacaaaggagtggctcaagaagaagcacattaagttcctggagtggcctagccagtgtccagaccttaatcccatagaaaatctgtggagggagctgaatgttcgagttgccaaacgtcagcctcgaaaccttaatgacttggagaagatctgcaaagaggagtgggacaaaatccctcctgagatgtgtgcaaacctggtggccaactacaagaaacgtctgacctctgtgattgccaacaagggtttttgccaccaagtactaagtcatgttttgcagaggggtcaaatacttatttccctcattaaaatgcaaatcaattcataacatttttgacattcgtctttctggatttttgttgttgttattctgtctctcactgttcaaataagcctaccattaaaattatagactgatcatttctttgtcagtgggcaaacgtacaaaatcagcaggggatcaaatacttgttttccctcactgtatatacatatatattttttccttatttcttattaatgttattattattatttttattttttttaattcccAACGGGCTCTCATACGAACTCTAGATCAGGGGTGGCTCAAGGGCCAAGAAAACTTGAAACCAAGGAAGGGCCACATACTAAGTTATATAcgtgacaaaacatgtgaagcctttattatttttttcacattgaCACGCAACTACTAGTGTCCTGTAGGTGTACAttgcagaacaattctacccTTGTAACATCTCTACCCTTGTTTTTTGTGAAAACATTTTTCACAGACAGGTCCTGGAGAACAACATTAAGTTTGGCCTTGAATGACGTAGCTTCACCAACCGTATCAAGGAACATACCTATCTCCCCTCTCAGTTCCCACACACGGCGACATACTTTTTCCAGGCTTTAGCCAGCGCACATTTGAATGGTACAACAAGTCctggtgctctgcctctgtgtcattgAGCAGCTGAATGAACTAACGATGGTTAAGCCTCCTTTCCCGTGTAAACAAGTTTTACAACCACTTTGACAACATGTTCCAGCTTTAACACACCTTTAGCATGCTTGAAAATTGACTATTGAGATTATATTCCTTAAAAACGGCAACACTTTCTTGACATATCAGACATACGTCCAatattagtaaaaaaaaaagtattttgctgtCCATACTTTTTTAAATCACAAGACATTCAGTCCACTTTTCTCATTTTCGCAGCACTCATTTTCGCGTCAAAAGTCGTCAAGCGATGAAGTGGCCATGAATCTGACTGTAGGCCCAAAGACAGAGCGCGATGCCAGGCTACAGGGCCATCTATTGGAGGTTGTTTGTATATCATGGAATGAGTGAAGTGCTttgcacccccccctcccccctccctacctccccctccttctttaaccacattgtgttgttacactggtgagtaaaaactcatgcttcctcCTACCCTTTAACTTGTCTAAAAATAAAATCTACACCGACTAGGTGTAGATCTtcaccgactaggtgaaacatctgttgatgtgcccttgagcaaggcacttaaccctaattgctcctgtaaatcgctctggataagagcgtctgctaaatgacaaaaaaaaaagactgcgttacccactccagtcagcagatggcgatgtgggactttaaggctatgctgctagtgtgacgtataatctagtggacgggacgcttctttcaacagcagcaacagttagtcagacacctcggtagcttgctagacaaaatagcccaaccaataaagctctttagacgctttcgtgtatattagccactgtgttttaaacccacttctgtcgtctagttagttatcccatttaatttcatatttacggtgttgttgttattggtcagctagctggctggttaagttagcactagcctagctagctaacatccccgaccatgagctcactaagctactctcctcctgctaaagaagaggaggtctgctggacggagaaagaagctctagtgaaagaggaggaggaagaggaggatgttacaatgcaaaaacaagtagagggtgaggctgttaccgtgaaagaagaagagaaagacgttacagtgaaagaagaggaagacgcgttcagagtgaaagaggaagaggatgttacagtgaaagaagaggaggctcccgtttttggagtgaaagaggaggagggggagatgactgtcacatcgaaaaaggaggagggagaagaggaggaaactggatatctggttccgggttcccaaaggcaccttaaggcatccaatggttctaatgatgaacttagcagtaagatggttttgagaaaccgggccctgattaacactagtaagtactgtcttaaaaacagaggcacaaactctgcagttgttgatctgatgtgtggtgttaaaggggaaatatgcagttgctacatccatatttggacttttaaatgatttatattcttgaagaatataacacattcctcatgagcttagttcaactgtcttaccccatcagatcccaaaataagctttttttactccaatgtttagaaacaatgtaaatgtaaaccaacactgtatagcctcaacaaggttaaaactataatgttgatatcatggatggtcagtccttgcatccataggtctgtctatgaatttgagagtagttacatttctccagtcccatccatcatcttattaccaaaacagtggcagaattacagctttgttattgtttgaactgcagattggttgattgattgatgtggctTTTTTAAAGGAACAACCTAGGATTTAAACAGCAACAAAATGGCTGCCCAGAGAGACttggtttggtaaacagctgagggatgggggctggagaaatgtaaccactctcaaattcatagagaaagctattgtagcaaccttaacccaaaacctaacgacctcatcaagaagttcagacatcttggtataacagttataaggtgttggcttgacagtctctggacccaggtttgagtccagctcagggctaccgCTGGAATTaactacactatgaatacaaggactggccgtccataaggtcaaaatcacagttttaaccagattgaggctatacagtgtttgtttacaaacagtggcgttatatgagcttatgttttggtttctgatggggtaagacagttgaaacatttgaggcatttaaaagttatattcttaaagaatcaatggctatacagtttatgggtctttctatatctgccagtgaggctttcctgtgggggtgaaattgttggagctgttgataagtcattgtataatattctgcaaatgtattttcatttttattagggctgaccctagtcgactggtcgattgtttggtcgataggctgttttgTCGACAGAGatttttttagtcgagcagtcgcaaatacactatatatacaaaagtatgtggacaccccttcaaattagtcgattcagctgtttcagccacaaccgttgctgacaggtgtataaaatcgagcacacagccatgcaatttccatagacaaacattggcagtagaatggccttactgaagcgctcagtgactttaaacgtagcaccgtcataggatgccacctttccaacaagtcagttcgtcaaatttctgccctgccagagctgccccggtcaactgtaagtgctgttattgtgaagtggaaacgtctaggagcaacaacggctga
It encodes the following:
- the LOC121560290 gene encoding gastrula zinc finger protein XlCGF17.1-like, with protein sequence MSLPDRALINTRERRDYRGSSGEPQQHHEADVAEKSLSTSEHLKHQQRPTGKKAHRCSDCGKSLSTSEHLKDQRRPTGKKAHHCSDCGKRSVISGYFKSHRKTHTGEKSYSCTQCGKSFVHSKALILHLRIHTVAKSHSCSDCGRRCNSLATLKIHQRIHTGEKPYSCSDCGKSFVMSGHLKSHQRTHTGEKPYSCTQCGKSFSHSGSLMVHKRIHTGEKPYSCTQCGKSFSHSSSVIVHSRTHTGEKPYHCSVCRKSFSRSDSLKTHQRIHTVENVYSWYQCGKGFVTSSCSTIRQRTHTGEKPYHCPDCGNSFASSGSLKSHQRTHTGEKPHSCDQCDKRYSDKRSLVKHQTIHT